The Salarias fasciatus chromosome 16, fSalaFa1.1, whole genome shotgun sequence sequence tgtgtgtgtgtgtgtgtgtgtgtgtgtgtgtgtgtgtgtgtgtgtgtgtgtgtgcgtgtggctTTTAGGGAGGAAAATGTAAAGGGAAGACATACTTTCTTAGTTTTTACTGTGTACCGACTGAAACAGAACTGACACAAAATGTAGACATCACAGTATTTAATCCTGAGCCtgatgagaaaaaaaggaatagGTTTTAAAACGTAAACTACAACATTTATTCTTCGCTACTGATCTCTTTTGATCTGTATGACATATGTTAGCTTTAACTGCTGCAACTTTGACACAGGCATAttttttctgtatgtttttttttaatctcccaGTGGAGTAGGTCACACAGATCGGGAAGtatttttttgaataaaatttTGTGTACCTATTTTTTCAGTTCATAAACTTCTATTGTCACCGTAGGAATTAGGATGAAGTTTTACAGTTACATTCCAGAAACCTTGAAATTGGGAAACCAGTAAGAAAGAAAATACCagatattttagatttatgatGGGGAAACtgaaagacctttttttttaactcttatTCTTAATACTTTGATCTTGTAAGGcttagaaataaataaaaaaaagcatacacAAAAAAAGGATATTTGAATGTGTGCAGAATTGCAGTGAATCACTGTTTGAATTGAATGATGTTGAGATTTTTTCCAGACACACCTCTATTCTAACCTGTAATCTCCActgtggccactagagggcaggcTGAGAGCGACAaggagcagcgggagcagcatggccgcagacagagagacaaggaGCACCGGGGGAAGGATGAGGACAGGAAGCGCCAGCGGCACCACTACGAGTTCGACAAGTTCATGCGGCGGAAAGAGGAGACTAAATGGGGGAAGGGTTACTGCCAGGACCGGGCCAAGAAGGAGGGGCACCACCACTACTCCTACTGCCCCGAGGGCGGGGACAAGCTGGGCAAGGAGGAGCGAGAGGAGCTGGGCAGCAGGAAGGAGCGCCTCCGAAACAAGGTGAGCGAGAAGGTGAGCATGAGATGGGGAGCAGCGAATCAGGAGCTGTGTCTCCCTTGATGCACACATCTCACTGTTTTTGACAGACTGAAAATATTGCAGATGGAAAGTTTTACAAATACAATTCAGAAATGGATTTGTTTCCTCACAGGGGATCTTCTCAAAGTCTGGATCTCTTggttttcactcattttcagaCTTGACCACATCATTGAAAGCGTTTGAAGGAGAATATCAGACTTGTGTAACATCCTTTCCAAGAAAGAACACATTTTCCCAATGTTCACTTCGCAATAACCTGAAAAGAACCCGCTGTTGTGTAAAATCACTTCCCTTTTATATGCTGGCCAAGTTTCCATGAGAGTTTTAATTCCCCTGCAATTCGGAATATAAGTtaattccactttaaaatgACCTTGTAAACACCTAATTCTGAATAATAGTGATTATTCTGAATTACACTGAACTCCAAATAAAGTGTCTGATTTTAAAGGTGAATTAAATAATTCCTCAAttatgatagatagatagataaaaactttattaatctcccaagggagaaattccggtgtccagcagcacacagatcactcacatgcaaataaataacaacagtacaataaatacaagtgctcggattgtacttagtttggctcaggcacatctgttatacagcctgaatgctgaggggatgaacgacctcttgaagcgctcagttctgcagcgcagaaAACCTTTTCCACTTTAAGTTCATTCCAGTCGTTCTGCATGTTTCTGGAGATGCGTATATTCCAAGATGACGGCCCAAAGTGAGCGCTGGACTGGAACAGACACAttagaagaaatggatgtaGCAGAAAGACTGGATGAAAAGCATGGAAATGCAGACCTTTTTAGGGGCAGCATCAAAATTCACGAGAAAGTGAGAATGAataagaagcaggaagtggagtttgtttacttcccGTAGATGTCCAGTCAGGACCCTTCACAACCCCCAGATCTTAACCTTAATAAAATGAAGGcgaataaacatgttttccatgtaaacctCAATTCAGAGGtaatgttgccgtgtaaacactCACTTTAATTCTAAATTATTGAATTCAGAATAATAAATTCTGAATAGAAAAGCATCAGGTAACCATGGTCTGCTCTTAATAGGGTCAAACATTTCAAGTAAGTGGGCACATGCACATTAAACTTtgaatgaaatataaatgtatCCCAAAAAATTGGAGAAGTTTTGGTTGTTTAATTCTTTGCTACCCACTATATTCAGCAAATATTACAATTCTTTGCTTTCTTGGAAACAGATTCacttatttatatatattttatgttatgcattttatgtttttgtttctttctttttcggCGGTGTTTAAAGAAGTGATTATGAgaaagcattaaaacaaaaattgtCCTTTGGAGGTTCAAAATTGTCATTTTCATGCTTTCACATGGAAACCAAATTTGTTTTTGTAGAACAAAAGCAAACATAGGCATAAAAGTTAAAGAATAAAACATACTAATACAGATTACAGCAGTGCAGGACGATAGACAGCAATAAATCAATAATGCAGTGATGATGGTGTGTATTCGAGAAGAGGTTTATTGTTCATGAGGCTGAAGGATAACCTGAGCAGCTCTTTCTGCATATCTTAATTTGACAAAAGTGTAACAATAtatgaatcttaaaaatatatttatagtGTAGAAAACATGAGATGTCATGACAACGGTCAACATAGGTTTAGTTTATATTTGTGTTTGGTGTTGGAACATTGGCGTTTTACTGTGATATGAAAGTACAGATCGGTTCAAAGCCGTGCACCCAGAGCCGCCTTCCTGATATGTGTAGCTTTCAGTTGTTCCACCTACACAACGTCTGATATCGCTCTGAATAATTACTACTCAGTTCAGATTTAGTCAGGTGGCTCATTCTCTCACGAGTACACACAGTTAGTCAGCTTTTACTGATGAAGGAATAGGGATTGAGGGTTGGaggaaaagaacaacaaaaacccGGAGACACAAACAGTTTTCCTGGAGGGAAtgaagagacagaaaaccaTCGACGATTATAGATGAATTATCTACTGACAGGACGGAGGACGGTGGCGCACACGAACCACGAAACACAGACGGACACATGAAGCACAGCAAACAGATGCGCTGGACGCTGAAACAGACGTTCGTTGTGTGGATtcctgggggtggggggtggaagGCACGTGAGGGGATGAATAGACAAAGGGCacacatgtgagtgtgtgtgttgacagtgtgtGCTGCCTGTGTCTCCCATGTCGCCGCTCTCTCGCCCCCCTGCAGGACCGCCCGGCCATGCAGCTCTACCAGCCGGGCGCGCGCAACCGGAAGCGCATGAGCTCGGCGGGCAAAGGCTACGACTGCGTGCCCGTGGGCCACTCGCCCGAGCCCCGGGCCGAGCACTGCTACGACGTGgtcgccatggcaacggggCTGGACAAGGCGTTCGAAAAAGGCAAAGATGAGCAGTGAGGTGCAGATGAATTATTCAGCATGTCAGAGGAATTCGGCGGTGACGGGTCGGAACGGTTATCGCTGGGCTTTCGAGATGAAATACGCCCCGCAGAGGAAGAAGGATGCTTCAGAAGCAAACAGTCGTTTCATCTGTACGTCGGTGTAATAGAGTTCAGAGCTTTCGGTCCtgctcagtttttgttttgcgGGAGCATGAAGGTCTGAAATATTGTGAGCTAACTGTATTATTTACCAGACTTAGAGCACAACAATCCAACTGGGTGTTTTTCTAGTCTTCTGTTGTATTTCATGCACTTTATCTGTTCCGATCACTGAagttttgatgttttaatgaaattactACCTGAGCTTTTCACTCTCATCAACTCCAGTGTTGCTCATCCATTCAGCTCGTAGTTTATCTAAGAGGCAGCTCAATAGTGACCGTTTGAAACCAAGACCTCTTCCTCTTTGTAAACCTTTATAGCGTTTGCTGAACCTGGGTGTTTTTATTGATCCtacatattttaataaatctGGAAAATAAGCAAGCAGCACTTCTAGACGATGGATGTAGAAAATGTAAGAATGGGAAGTGTATGTGTGTTAAGAAGACCTACTGAGaccatttgttttgtgtgaactGTTTCATCTTTGTTTTGCAGAGTGATGTGTCTTACTACAGTTTATCTTATTTTAAGGTTTCATAcagaagaaatacattttttgtgaGTGAAGCTTTACATAGTCACTCATGAGCCGGGAAGAACACACTCTCTACATTTCTATAAAGCATTATGTGAAGCTGCAAATATGACATCAGTTTGGATTATTGGTGACTTTTCTATGCTGTTTGCGTGGTTTTCTATAACTGCAGTGAGGAAGGATACAATGGACAAGCTGCAAATATTCATAAAATAATATAAGGAGCCTTGTATGACTTTTTGCACATGACCCGACTTGTGTGTAGTACCTCTTGTATCATTGTTTTCCCAAAGTCGTGAGAAAATAAagctcttcttctgtgataaggGAGTTTTACAGTGTGTCAGTAATTCTTCTTTTACCGTCTGGGTGAGTCACTGTTTGATTCCAACATATTACACATcatgaaatggcagaaatgagTCATTTATGCtgagaaatgttttaataaGTCATTTGTTTAATGTGTGACGACGCCCCTCCCTTCCTCAGGTCATCCTGAAAGCACTGCTTCATGGTAGTTGTATTGATACTCATGctggaggacagggtgtagtGAGCTGCAGGGTTGAGTAAAAAAGAGTGACAACACAGatgtgtcctttaaaaaaaatactcatgGCAGAtacataaatatgcaaatatgtCAAGCCGTGTTTGTGGCTTTTTGGAGCAATTTGAATGTGAGCCAATTCTTTCAATCACACTCACTTAttttatttgaagtgtttttaataCCACTTTACTGTTAAGTGGAatcgtgtttgtttttttattcaaccTGGACagttttcccccttttttcacAACAAACTCGACTGTTAGACTTTTACCCAGATAAAGCAGAAGTATGACAATCAACAGGAAGCCAGTCgcataacaacacacacatgctgcaaaTCCCGTGAATGGGTGAAGTCAAGCGCTCTCACTTCGCTAAATATCCCTTCCGTGTTCACTTTGGGATGAGCGTGCGATATGCACTGTATGTTTACAAGAGGCAGGAGATGGTGTGTCTGCACCGCATGGTCTGAAAGTGGAAGGATGATCTTGTTCTCAGACTTGTTTATGTAAATTGACCTGGATAATACTCACGTCTGAAGATGTGCGTTCTGATTAGATGACTGATTTCTTAGTCAACGTGTATATTTTTGCTTATAATTTTGATCTAGAAATGAAAAGGGAACAAAAAGGCCTCTTTGTAATGCCAAATAGACTAACTTAATATAAATTTGAATTTGGTTTCATATATTTTTGATCTGATTAACTTAGACTTAGAGAAATGTAGGTAGCTTACATCAAATTTAACGAGTTAGTGTAACTCCAAGCTCTGTTTGTGAAGGAGCTTCCCATCTGCCACTGATTGGGCAAGTTGAAGTACAGTTGttgaaaaatactgaaattcAGATAGAGGTACTCTCCTCAAATAATTCATCTTGCTTCTCTATTCtctattcttcttttttaagtCACAGATGAACAGTAAAAGTGAAAGCCACACCTCATAAGGTGGGAATTCCCAGATGAAATAATTCAACAGAGTTGTGCTGTGTCGTTACACCTCCATTTCCTGTCAGCTCTCCCACGGTGTAGTTAATCCGTCATTGTAGAAAGTCAGTTTCTGTAGAGGTAATGACTGAATTACACGAGGAGGAAACAGACGGTGGCACATGGCGGCTGTGATGAGTGACGAGTGGATGTGTGTTCTCTCCACGCCGGTGAACATGAGGGGAGATTCAAGCATGTCTTGGTCTTCAGTGTCACTTCCAAGGCTCGATCGAATGGTGTGGCGGTTACAGCAGTTAGGAGGATGAAGATTGTCACATGATCCATTTCCCCTCTCTAGCACTGTAAAAGGTTCAAAGCCCATTTCCTTTGCCGCCTGACTCAGACACAGTATCTTTGCTTCCATCTACAACTGACGCTCACATGCCTCCCAGCCTCCGTCTCCTTCTGTTGTCTCCAGGTGAGTCCATAAAGCTCCTTACCTCAACTCTATGATCAGTACTGCTTGTTCCCAGTTAGGATATGATAATACCTATAAATTACTTGCAACGTCACCATGTGTCTAACCTcttcatattttcatattttagaTATTTCTTTGACGTTTTGTtcattaatttgttttgttgttttcctttgttgggAAATAGTTTAGTTCCGATTTGGATTCCATAAGTTAGCATCACATGTTGAAACATAAAGACAAAAATGATCCTGATTTCCACACAGAAGCAACAACCTGACATCCAAATGAAGTCGGCGTGAAATGTtatttagaaatgtaaaaacatcaCATTGTGAGGATGCTTAGAACTCATTTACCACATAATAACAGCACAACAAACATCTATCAGAATGGAAAAAGGAATATTTATAGAAACCACTATAGGATTTAAGAACATTATATGAAAAGCGTAGTTCATGTTTGTTAGAACTTGTCACTAAAGCTGTGCTTTTTAAAGCCACGCTGTGTAAATTCAGCCACTGGTGTGGTAAATAATGCACTTTCTATTGCATAACTCTCAGGTTCAGTTGTGTGTGCATTTCACCTGTTTGGTGTGTGGGTGCTTCCTCCAACACTGCCGTGCACACCACGTGTGACTGAAAGTGCTCAAACCGTTTTTCTCTGTTACTGTAAATCACAGGAAAATGAAATTCTGCTTCATCTCTAAGTTCATGtgttgaacagttttttttaaagtgtgggaggatgagctcTTTTCTGCTAtgaatatatttacatttactTTAAATAGAACTGTAATTTCTCTCTGGTGAGTCTGGATTTATTGGTTAACGTGCAGAAATGAAGCAGATCTCTTACATTAGTGTTGTTTTACATTATTATGGACTCTGGGGCCTTCCAAAGAATTCAGTTTCCAAATGACTGGCAGGTTTGCTGTATACCCTCAATTCTTTTTTGAATTGATTTCTTCTCAAAGGACAAAATCATGCTGTGAGAGGGTTTTCTCCCTGATCCTCAggtttttcctgctgctgaagccgCGCACAACTTTGAAAACCACCGTTTTAGAGTTTATCACAAGCAGCttgcggggggggggttgcCCACAGTGACAGTTGGCACTTTGTACCACAAGCCAAGCGTGTCTTTTTCCTGTGTGAAGACCACACCCGACACGTGTGCTGCCatgcacaacacaacagcaccCAGCTTTACTGTAGAGAACTGTTGTGaactgtctcactgtgtttcacACCTTAGCGCCAAATCTCTTTTGCAAACACAACTGAAGTCTGCATGCATCACCTACGATCatatctgtttcttttttctcttctgcgGTAGGATGCAGTTTCCGTGTCGTTTGTGTTTTCCATTCCAATGCAGTGGACAAAATCACAGCACTTGCATGAAAAGTGTATCATCCTATTGTTTGGTCTGAGTCTGTATTTTGCGGGTAAAATATATCTACATAAGTTTCCTAATCGTTTGTTGTACAGGTACTCAGTGATCCTTCCTCTACAATCATGGCTGTGAATTCCAGCAGCAACAAACTGGACAACGACACGCTACTCATGCTCCAGGATGTAAACACCAGCATCATTATTTCTGTCGTCTACATGATCGTCACCGCCATCAACCTGGCGGGAAACGGGCTGTCCATGTGGCTCCTCCTCTTTCGTACCTCGCCAAAGACTCCCTCCATCATCTTCATGATTAATCTGACGTTAACCGACTTGGCTCTGGGCATCGCCCTGCCTTTTCAGGTTTCCTACCAACTCCAAGGGTATCACTGGACTCTGGGACCAGGCTGGTGCAGGTATTTTTTACTATAATGATTTAGACTCACCAATGCAGGATGAACAGGCTCTAGTGTCGAGGGATCATTCTATTCAGtgtgagggacaaaaaaaaccaactccTTCCTCACTTCCACGGGGACAAAATATGACAGCTTTTCTACCACAAAGACATGAGAGAGTTGTGACGAATAGTAAATTATTACAGAGCAATACTATCATATAGCTCAAATAGTATTGAAATGATCTTCCTTTTCTCACCTGGTAAACCTGACCTGAGGGGAGGAGGGCTGTAAGCAGACGATGAGCGTCCAGTTGTCTCTATGGGCTCCTGGAAAAACTTCCATCACCTCTGAAACTCACGGAGAACAAAAAGGGTTTTATTGTATCTGTGTAAAGACTGGAATGTGCAGGTAAAAACAAAGTTATCTTTAGTTTGGTAAGTACTAAACTTGCCCATGGGCACAAATGGCCAGATCCACATACTGTGCAAACCACAAGataatttttctgaaatgattcTCAAGCGATGGCATCCAGGATATCTACCAGCGAGTGCCTGCTTTTCCTCACCACTTTACGTCTGCCCACCAGACATTTTCCAAGTCTTTCTGGAtgtgtctgcttcttctgactgGCACTGTTGGCTTTGTCTGTTTTGccacccacaatgcactgcgcTCCACATCACGTCCTCTCGCTACTCCCCTGCGAAACTCCGCTAGCAAGTGAACCGAGACCAACTCAAGGGGACCCGAGTTTGCTTGTTTgatccgggtcagagttcaggggAGCTTTCGCTCAGTGGATTTTCTTagaaagtccctgaagtgaTCTCTGGTCTGAGTCAAACAGGGCCGGTGTGAAAACGCGAAAAAGCGTCCTGGAAACTGAAATTGCCAAAAGTGCATATTCAACATGACAGCAGTCTCTGTCTTTCCAGATGTGTTGTGCATTGAACAGAAAAGACACATAATTAGTGACTTTGCGTGACGCCGTCCACGATAAGAGCCGTACTAGATGCTTCCTTGTTGTCAGTCTTCATTTCAACGCAATGAAAGGAGCAACACAACAGAGGAACTAATCTTCTCTcaactgtattaaaaaaacacacagctcgctttttaatgtgtttatttgccaGCTAttccacaacagaaacaaaataaagacaattttcCCTCTGCTTCCATTTTCAGATTCTTGACGCTGGTTTTCTACACCAATATGTACTGCTCCATTCTGACCATGATGGCCATCAGTATCGACCGCTACCTGGGCATTGTGAGACCAATGAGCTTCAGACAGTCCACCAAGAGGAAGTCCATCGCTTTCgtcagctgcttcctgatgtGGGGTTTAGTGCTCAGCGTATTGTACCCTCTGATGACCACAGACCTGACCTATCACGTTCCTGAACTTGGGATCACCACATGTTTTGATGTACTGAAGAAAGACATGCTCCCCTCCACGCTGGCCTGGGCGGCCTTCCTCCTCACCATGGTGTTTgtgctctttctcttccccTTCTGTGTCACGACGTTCTGCTACGTCAACGTCATACGCAAGCTGGCGAGCGACTCCAAGACAGCCCAGAAAGAGAAGGCTATTCGTCTGGCCTTTGTCGTCCTCCTGGTATTCACGCTCTGCTTTGCACCCAACAACATCCTCCTGTTTGTTCACTCTGTGTTGAGACTCTTCTGGGGGCAGTCTGTCTACACGGCCTACAAGCTGTCGCTCTGTTTGAGCTGCCTGAACAGCTGCCTCGATCCATTTATTTACTACTTTGCTTCGAGAGATTTCCGGCAAAAGTTGAGAGCGATAATGAATCTGCAGAGCATGAGTAGTGCTGACTCAGTGAAGTTGGAGCAGAAAGAAAGTATGTACTCCACACACTTAGTTCCAGAAGGCCAGAGCACAGAAAGGTCTCTCTGATACCA is a genomic window containing:
- the p2ry8 gene encoding P2Y purinoceptor 8, producing the protein MAVNSSSNKLDNDTLLMLQDVNTSIIISVVYMIVTAINLAGNGLSMWLLLFRTSPKTPSIIFMINLTLTDLALGIALPFQVSYQLQGYHWTLGPGWCRFLTLVFYTNMYCSILTMMAISIDRYLGIVRPMSFRQSTKRKSIAFVSCFLMWGLVLSVLYPLMTTDLTYHVPELGITTCFDVLKKDMLPSTLAWAAFLLTMVFVLFLFPFCVTTFCYVNVIRKLASDSKTAQKEKAIRLAFVVLLVFTLCFAPNNILLFVHSVLRLFWGQSVYTAYKLSLCLSCLNSCLDPFIYYFASRDFRQKLRAIMNLQSMSSADSVKLEQKESMYSTHLVPEGQSTERSL